Proteins encoded together in one Pongo abelii isolate AG06213 chromosome 8, NHGRI_mPonAbe1-v2.0_pri, whole genome shotgun sequence window:
- the TBATA gene encoding protein TBATA isoform X11 has translation MATDVQLADYPLMSPKAELKPEKKSGCKPRSPRDSGPQKELVIPGIVDFERIRQALRTPKPQSPGTYCFGRLSHHSFFSRHHPHPQHVTHIQDLTGKPVCVVRDFPAPLPESTVFSGCQMGMPTISVPIGDPQSNRNPQLSSEAWKKELKELASRVAFFTKEDELKKKEKEQKEEPLREQGAKYSAETGRLIPASTRTVGRRRSHQGQQSQSSSRDEGVQAFLLQDQELLVLELLCQILETDSLSAIQFWLLYAPPKEKDLALGLLQTAVAQLLPQPLVSIPTEKLLNQLQEVHEPPQEKQEPPCRLDSLLGHQQS, from the exons ATGGCTACAGATGTTCAATTGGCTGATTATCCACTGATGAG TCCAAAGGCTGAGCTGAAACCTGAGAAGAAGTCAGGGTGCAAGCCAAGGAGCCCCAGGGACAGTGGGCCACAGAAAGAACTGGTGATCCCAGGGATTGTGGATTTCGAGCGGATCCGCCAGGCATTGAGGACCCCCAAGCCCCAAAGCCCTGGCACCTACTGCTTTGGACGCCTCAGTCACCACTCCTTCTTCTCCCGGcaccacccacacccccagcacGTGACCCACATTCAAG ATCTCACCGGGAAGCCCGTCTGTGTCGTCAGGGATTTTCCAGCCCCCTTGCCTGAGTCAACTGTCTTTTCCGGCTGTCAAATGGGGATGCCCACCATCTCTGTCCCCATTGGAGACCCACAGTCTAATCGGAACCCCCAGCTTTCTTCTG AAGCCTGGAAGAAGGAATTGAAGGAGCTGGCTTCCCGGGTGGCCTTCTTCACCAAGGAGGATGAGCTGAAGAAGAAAGAG AAGGAGCAGAAGGAGGAGCCTCTGCGGGAGCAGGGGGCAAAGTACTCGGCAGAGACTGGGAGGCTCATCCCTGCTTCTACCCGGACTGTCGGCCGCCGCAGATCTCACCAGGGCCAGCAGAGTCAGTCTTCCAGCAGAGATGAAGGAGTCCAGGCCTTTCTCCTTCAGGATCAGGAGCTGCTG GTCCTGGAGCTCCTGTGTCAGATCCTGGAAACAGACTCGCTAAGCGCGATCCAGTTCTGGCTGCTCTACGCTCCGCCCAAGG AAAAAGACCTCGCTCTGGGACTTCTGCAGACAGCAGTGGCTCagctccttccccagcccctagTCTCCATCCCTACAGAAAAGCTCCTAAACCAGCTTCAAGAAGTGCACGAACCTCCTCAGGAGAAGCAAGAGCCACCCTGCAG GTTGGATTCCCTCCTCGGTCACCAGCAGAGCTGA
- the TBATA gene encoding protein TBATA isoform X7: protein MATDVQLADYPLMSPKAELKPEKKSGCKPRSPRDSGPQKELVIPGIVDFERIRQALRTPKPQSPGTYCFGRLSHHSFFSRHHPHPQHVTHIQDLTGKPVCVVRDFPAPLPESTVFSGCQMGMPTISVPIGDPQSNRNPQLSSEAWKKELKELASRVAFFTKEDELKKKEPLLSQQKEQKEEPLREQGAKYSAETGRLIPASTRTVGRRRSHQGQQSQSSSRDEGVQAFLLQDQELLVLELLCQILETDSLSAIQFWLLYAPPKEKDLALGLLQTAVAQLLPQPLVSIPTEKLLNQLQEVHEPPQEKQEPPCSQFLKKTKISPFTKSEKPGWIPSSVTSRAESRS, encoded by the exons ATGGCTACAGATGTTCAATTGGCTGATTATCCACTGATGAG TCCAAAGGCTGAGCTGAAACCTGAGAAGAAGTCAGGGTGCAAGCCAAGGAGCCCCAGGGACAGTGGGCCACAGAAAGAACTGGTGATCCCAGGGATTGTGGATTTCGAGCGGATCCGCCAGGCATTGAGGACCCCCAAGCCCCAAAGCCCTGGCACCTACTGCTTTGGACGCCTCAGTCACCACTCCTTCTTCTCCCGGcaccacccacacccccagcacGTGACCCACATTCAAG ATCTCACCGGGAAGCCCGTCTGTGTCGTCAGGGATTTTCCAGCCCCCTTGCCTGAGTCAACTGTCTTTTCCGGCTGTCAAATGGGGATGCCCACCATCTCTGTCCCCATTGGAGACCCACAGTCTAATCGGAACCCCCAGCTTTCTTCTG AAGCCTGGAAGAAGGAATTGAAGGAGCTGGCTTCCCGGGTGGCCTTCTTCACCAAGGAGGATGAGCTGAAGAAGAAAGAG CCACTTTTGTCCCAGCAGAAGGAGCAGAAGGAGGAGCCTCTGCGGGAGCAGGGGGCAAAGTACTCGGCAGAGACTGGGAGGCTCATCCCTGCTTCTACCCGGACTGTCGGCCGCCGCAGATCTCACCAGGGCCAGCAGAGTCAGTCTTCCAGCAGAGATGAAGGAGTCCAGGCCTTTCTCCTTCAGGATCAGGAGCTGCTG GTCCTGGAGCTCCTGTGTCAGATCCTGGAAACAGACTCGCTAAGCGCGATCCAGTTCTGGCTGCTCTACGCTCCGCCCAAGG AAAAAGACCTCGCTCTGGGACTTCTGCAGACAGCAGTGGCTCagctccttccccagcccctagTCTCCATCCCTACAGAAAAGCTCCTAAACCAGCTTCAAGAAGTGCACGAACCTCCTCAGGAGAAGCAAGAGCCACCCTGCAG TCAATTCCTGAAGAAAACGAAGATATCACCTTTTACAAAAAGCGAAAAACCAG GTTGGATTCCCTCCTCGGTCACCAGCAGAGCTGAGAGCAGGAGCTAG
- the TBATA gene encoding protein TBATA isoform X9: protein MATDVQLADYPLMSPKAELKPEKKSGCKPRSPRDSGPQKELVIPGIVDFERIRQALRTPKPQSPGTYCFGRLSHHSFFSRHHPHPQHVTHIQDLTGKPVCVVRDFPAPLPESTVFSGCQMGMPTISVPIGDPQSNRNPQLSSAWKKELKELASRVAFFTKEDELKKKEKEQKEEPLREQGAKYSAETGRLIPASTRTVGRRRSHQGQQSQSSSRDEGVQAFLLQDQELLVLELLCQILETDSLSAIQFWLLYAPPKEKDLALGLLQTAVAQLLPQPLVSIPTEKLLNQLQEVHEPPQEKQEPPCSQFLKKTKISPFTKSEKPGWIPSSVTSRAESRS, encoded by the exons ATGGCTACAGATGTTCAATTGGCTGATTATCCACTGATGAG TCCAAAGGCTGAGCTGAAACCTGAGAAGAAGTCAGGGTGCAAGCCAAGGAGCCCCAGGGACAGTGGGCCACAGAAAGAACTGGTGATCCCAGGGATTGTGGATTTCGAGCGGATCCGCCAGGCATTGAGGACCCCCAAGCCCCAAAGCCCTGGCACCTACTGCTTTGGACGCCTCAGTCACCACTCCTTCTTCTCCCGGcaccacccacacccccagcacGTGACCCACATTCAAG ATCTCACCGGGAAGCCCGTCTGTGTCGTCAGGGATTTTCCAGCCCCCTTGCCTGAGTCAACTGTCTTTTCCGGCTGTCAAATGGGGATGCCCACCATCTCTGTCCCCATTGGAGACCCACAGTCTAATCGGAACCCCCAGCTTTCTTCTG CCTGGAAGAAGGAATTGAAGGAGCTGGCTTCCCGGGTGGCCTTCTTCACCAAGGAGGATGAGCTGAAGAAGAAAGAG AAGGAGCAGAAGGAGGAGCCTCTGCGGGAGCAGGGGGCAAAGTACTCGGCAGAGACTGGGAGGCTCATCCCTGCTTCTACCCGGACTGTCGGCCGCCGCAGATCTCACCAGGGCCAGCAGAGTCAGTCTTCCAGCAGAGATGAAGGAGTCCAGGCCTTTCTCCTTCAGGATCAGGAGCTGCTG GTCCTGGAGCTCCTGTGTCAGATCCTGGAAACAGACTCGCTAAGCGCGATCCAGTTCTGGCTGCTCTACGCTCCGCCCAAGG AAAAAGACCTCGCTCTGGGACTTCTGCAGACAGCAGTGGCTCagctccttccccagcccctagTCTCCATCCCTACAGAAAAGCTCCTAAACCAGCTTCAAGAAGTGCACGAACCTCCTCAGGAGAAGCAAGAGCCACCCTGCAG TCAATTCCTGAAGAAAACGAAGATATCACCTTTTACAAAAAGCGAAAAACCAG GTTGGATTCCCTCCTCGGTCACCAGCAGAGCTGAGAGCAGGAGCTAG